Genomic segment of Myxococcales bacterium:
GGTCGCATTTATCGTATTCTATCTTATATCGTGCGTAAAAGTGCTTAGGGAATACGAACGCGGCGTCATATTCCGCTTGGGCAGGTTGCTGCCAAGACCCAAAGGGCCCGGCATCATCTTCGTCTTCAAGCCCGTGGACAAGATAGTGCGCGTCAGCTTGCGCCTGGTCGCTCTCGACGTCCCTCCACAGGACATCATAACGAAGGACAACGTCTCAGTTCAGGTCAATGCCGTGATATATTTTCGCGTGATGGATCCGAACAAGGCGATAACAGAGGTGGAAAACTACGGATTCGCTACGAGCCAGATGGCGCAGACCACCCTTCGAAGCGTAGTGGGCGAAAGAGAACTCGATGAACTTCTCTCCGATAGAGAGACGATCAACGATCAGCTTCAGGACATCCTCGACAAGCAGACCGATCCATGGGGGATCAAGGTGTCAAACGTCGAAATCAAGCACGTTGACCTTACCGAGGAGCTGAAGCGCGCGATGGCACGCCAGGCCGAGGCGGAACGTGAACGACGCGCTAAGATAATCGGCGCAGAGGCGGAGTTTCAGGCTGCGACAAAGCTCGTCGAAGCGGCAAAGATGATGGAGGATCACCCGATGGCGCTTCAGATGCGCTACCTGCAGACACTTTCGGAGATAGCCACGGAAAACAACTCGACCACGCTCTTCCCGATTCCGATGGATCTAATAAAACCGTTTTTGGGGAAATAATATAGTAACCTCTGAAAAATCAGCAAATTCAGGGTGCCTTTAAAAACTGTGTGCTTGTCATCCCCGAATGGCGAAAAGGTCGTCATCCCCGAGTGGTCAATTGTCCATGGCCGAAGTTATTGTTGCCTCTAGCTTTTCAGAAGTTCCCATAACCGTTTCAGGGAGACTAATTTAAGGCCCCAGAATCGGCAGGAAATTTCATTCGTGCTATTTTGATCTGTTCAAGAATAGCAGCCTTTATCGTAGAGTATGAAGGTTCTTCAGGACATATGGGTAGGCCTTACTTACATTCTCTAACGCCTGCGATAACTTGCCAAGTTTGAGTTCCTCAATAGCCTTAAAGAAGAGAGCTTGGGGCGATCTCGGATTTTTGCTTAAGAGATCGTTCGATCTCAATAATGAAGATTTAGATTCTAAAATTACCCATCTATTTCGGATCCCAGGGGAGGTTTATGCCTTTAACCTTCTTCATCTTTCTCTTCCCGGTCTTGGGATCGCGGTAGAACTGCCCCTCTTTGGGCTTCACACATCTGTCCGTAAGGAAATCTTCTCCTTCGCGACAGACGGGCTTCTTCTTCTTTTCCCTCGTGGTCGAATCCCTCCTCTCGGAAACGGTGGGAGGCTTCACGGCGTGGGCAGATTCGGCAAGCGCGACTGTGAAAATTGTGAAAATAACTAGCGACCCGAGAAATGCTGAAAGGATTTTTTTCATATGTAACCCCCTTGCGGAGAGAATTATACATCGAATCCCAAAAAGCAATCCCCTGTTGACTTTTAGGGCATTTTCCGGGGATTAGTAGCTCCCGCTGGAAGTACGGGCCATGGACTATAGACCCCTGACCATAGACCAAGAAGGAGAATGAAATGTACAAAGTAGTTTTACTGAGGCACGGCGAAAGCTTGTGGAACAAGGAAAACAGGTTCACCGGATGGACGGACATAGACCTTTCGGAAAAGGGACTCGTCGAAGCGAAGAGCGCCGGTGAAACTTTGAAGAAAGAGGGGTTCGAATTCGACGTCGCCTTCACATCCGTCCTGAAGCGCGCGATACGCACCCTCTGGATCACGCTCGACGGCATGGATCTGATGTGGATTCCGGTCTTCCGCTCATGGCGTCTCAACGAACGCCACTACGGTGCCTTGCAGGGGCTCAACAAGGCGGAGACTGCGGCCAAACACGGGGAAGAACAGGTCCTGATATGGCGCCGCAGCTACGACATTCCGCCGCCGGCCCTTGAAATGGATGACCCGCGCTATCCGGGACGCGATCGTAGGTACTCTTCGCTTTCGGAGGCGGAACTTCCTAAGACCGAATGCCTCAGGGATACTGTGGAGAGATTTCTCCCATACTGGCATGGCGAAATCGCCCCTGCGATCAAGTCCGGAAAACGGGTTCTCATCGCTGCGCACGGCAACAGCCTGCGCGCGCTGGTCAAGCATTTGGATGGAATTTCGGACGAAGCGATACTGAAGCTCAATATTCCAACAGGGATTCCGCTCGTCTATGAGCTCGATAAAAATCTAAAACCGGTAAAAAACTATTACCTCGGCGACCCCGATGCCGTGACCAAGGCGATGGCCTCGGTGGCAAACCAGGGAAAGGCAAAATAGCTTTTTTCTTGCCCCTGACTGGTTTATCTGTTAGTTGCCCGACCCGTTCAGAAATCGGCGGGTTCTCGGTATCACAGACGATTTTTTTCGGAAGCGTTGTTGCTGATCTTTTTAAATGGTATTGGTGCTCCCATCGTCTAGCGGTTTAGGACACGGCCCTCTCAAGGCTGAAACAGGGGTTCGATTCCCCTTGGGAGCGCCAATACCGTTTTTTATAAATCTCTGAAAAAATCGTGCGATGTTGGAATGGGATGTCAGAATGTACTGTGGTTTTTACAAATTAAGCATTATCTCTCGGGATGGACAGCATCAAAATACTAAAAAATATTTTGTCCCAGAATTCACAAAGCATATCAGCAGACAAAAAGATCCTTCGTGCTGAAGTTTGGATCGCAGGTGATGTTGAGCCTGAGCTTCCTGAGCCCGGCCTCATCGCCTGGCGTCGGAAGATGTGTGAGGTGAACCTCGCAGTCTCTCAGATCCTTCAACTTTTCCACGGCTATCTCTGCGGCCGGATTCGTCGCTGCGCTTATGCAAAGGGCTATCAGAGTCTCTTCCAGATTGAGGCTTACCATTTTTTTGTTCAAGACGTCTTTTCTGAACCTTCTGATTGACTCGATTATCGACGGAGGAAGCAGATGCATATTGTCCGGAATTTTCGCCAGATGTTTAACCGAATTCAGAATGAGACTCGACGACGCGTGCATCAGGGAGGAATTCTTGCCCGTTATTATTGAGCCATCCGGAAGCTCTATGGCCGCTCCGCAGAAGACGTTCTCGTTTCCCTTTCCCTTCAACCGGCATTCGTGGGCCGCACGCCTCGCATCACCCACGACCTTCCTATCCTCCAGCTTTATACCGAGGTTTTCCATCAGCTTCTCAACCCTCTGTACACTCTCCCTGTCGACCAGCCCCATCGTGTACTCGCACTGATATCTGAAACACCGGCGAATGACTTCCTGCTTCGCGGCCTCGCTCACTATCTCATCATCTGTAATTCCGAAGCCGGCCTTATTGACTCCCATGTCTGTCGGAGATTTGTAATATTCTACCCCTCCGGTGATCTTCTCGATTATTCGCTTGAGAAGCGGAAAGGCGTCGACATCGCGGTTATAATTTACCGTCTTTTCGTCGTACGCATCCAGATGAAAGTGATCAATCACATTCACATCCCCGAGTTCCGCAGTTGCAGCCTCGTAGGCGACATTTACGGGATGCTTCAACGGAAGATTCCATATCGGAAAGGTCTCGAACTTGGCGTAGCCTGATTTCACCCCGCGCATATGGTCGTGATACATCTGGCTTAAGCATGTGGCGAGCTTGCCGCTTCCAGGGCCGGGGCCGGTTATGACCACGATAGGCTTCGAGGTCTCGATATACTGATTTCTGCCGTACCCATCCTGGCTGACGATCGTATCTACGTCATAAGGATAACCGTTGGTAAAGCCGTGCGTGTACACCCTGATGCCGCGATGCTGCAGCTTGTTTTTAAAAGCTATGGCGGAGGGCTGATTTTCGAACCTCGTTATCACGACTGCGGAAATAGCTATGCCCCACCCCTTGAAATCATCGATCGTCTTCAGCGCATCTACATCATAGGTGATTCCGAAATCGGCGCGCACCTTCTTTTTTTCGATATCGCCGGCATAGATGCACAGTATCACATCTATCTTATCCTTGAGTTTCTGGAGAAGCCGCATTTTGACATTGGGATCGAATCCGGGCAGGACTCGCGCCGCATGATAATCGAAGAGAACCTTCCCTCCGAGTTCCAGATAGAGCTTATCTTTGAACCTCTCCACCCTTTCGAGTATCGCGCGAGACTGCTCGATCAGATATCTCTTGTTGTCGAAACCTCTTTTGACATTCATATATTTTCCCTCGATCCGAGACGGCATAACAAAAAAGCAAGAGAGTTCGCAATTCAATTATGAAGTTTCGCGCCATCGCCGCTCGAAATTTCTATATCGCTCTCTTTAGTCTTTATCCCCACACCATCTTCGGAAATTCTGATGATCATCATTGAAGCGTGGTATCAAGCCTTTTTCCTCCCCAAAAAAAGGCTTCACATCCTAGGCAATGATGATCGGCTTTTTCATGTATTTCGACTTCGGCGAAGCCGCGCTCCGCAAAAGCAGCTTCTTAGAAGCTATCGCCATGATTTAATTAGACTATTCATGAAAGACCAAACAAAGTAGCACGCTGCGATCAGACCTGAATATTTCAAATATATAAATTCATTCGCAGTAGCTCGGCGAATAAAACATTCTCCAATCCCAACATATTCTCCAATCCCACTTGAACTTAAATTTCATCGGGGATAGATTCCTGCTCCACCAAAAGGAGGAAGAAAATGTCTACGGTAAACCATCCCAACCCCAACATGAACGCATTCGAAAACGCACTGACGCAGTTTGATCAGGCCGCTGAAAAGCTAAAGCTCACCAAGGATCAGGTCGCCATGATCAAAGAGCCGCGCAAGGTAGTGGAGGTTGCGCTTCCGGTGCGAATGGATAATGGCAGCATACAGGTTTTCAAAGGGTACCGCGTGCAGCATAATATCGCGCGAGGTCCTGCCAAAGGCGGAGTCAGGTTTCATCCCGACGTCAATATCGATGAAGTGAAGGCGCTCTCGTTCTGGATGACCTATAAATGCGCTGCGGTAAATGTCCCGTTCGGGGGCGGCAAAGGCGGAGTCATATGCGATCCGTTAAAACTTTCAACCGGAGAACTTGAGAGGCTCGCACGCAGATATTTCGCCGATATGATAGAAATCTTCGGCCCGGACAAGGACGTACCCGCTCCGGATGTAGGCACGAATGCCCAAGTCATGGCGTGGTTCGTCGATACCTATTCGATGCATGCCGGCGCTTATTGCCCTGCAGTCGTCACAGGCAAGCCGCTGGAAATCGGCGGTTCCGCTGGAAGAGCCGAGGCTACAGCGCAGGGAATAGTCCACACCATAGTCAGCGCCGCCAAACACCTGAACATAGATCTCAAAAAGAGCACCGTCGCAGTTCAGGGCTTTGGGAACGTAGGCTCCAACTCCGCCAAGATACTCTATAATGAGGGATGTAAGATCGTAGGCATCTCCGATGTGACCGGAACCTACACAAATGAAAACGGCTTCGATATCCCGGCGGTCTTCGAATACATAAAGGGTAAAAAGCTGCTCTCCGGACTCGAAAAGGTCGTGAAATGCTCAAAGGTGGACGACACTAAGAAACTGCTTGAGATGGAGGTCGACATTCTTGTTCCGGCCGCGCTCGAAAACCAGATCAACTCTACCAACGCCAAGAATATCAGGGCGAAGATGATCGCAGAAGGCGCAAACGGACCGGTCACACCGGATGCCGATCCGATTCTCGAAAAGCTTGGCGTCTTCGTCATACCGGATATCCTCTGCAACTCCGGCGGCGTGGCGGTTTCCTACCTGGAATGGGTGCAAAACAGGATGGGGTATTACTGGAACAACGAATACGTGCAGAACGATCTCTCCAAGATGATGACGGGTGCTTTTAAATCCGTTCTCGACACATCGATAGAGCACAAGGTCAATATGCGCATCGCGGCATTCATGGTCGCAATTCAGAGGGTGGTCAAGGCGTCGGAGCTGCGCGGGCTATACGCGTAAACATCATCAATAAAACACAAAAAAATCGGGGGGAGATGTCCATCGACATCTCCCCCCGATTTATAATTGCGCTAGAAGTTACTAGTTATTACCGGACGGTGCTGATTCTCCCCTAAAATGATCTATAAATTGTTTCAGTTCTGCATTTACATCTCCAAGCCCGAGGATTTTCTTGGCAAGATCATCCGGGAGTTTATCGGCTGTAAGGCCTTCAGGAAAAGTCTTGCCCAGCTTATCCTTCAACTTTCTGATGACTTCCTCCTTATCCACAGCCTTAGCGAATGAGACATTCATGCCTTTATTTTTGGAGGCTTTATTATTCTTGGCGGCTTTACTATCTTCACCGGAATGCTCCGCGGGTTTACCCATCTCATATTTCTCAACATCGCCGAAGTACTTCTCGACATCCAAAGTACCCACCAAACAACGCGCCAACCCTTCGAAAATTCCCTTGGATGAGGAGCAAAATCCCTTTGCAAGGGAGCCCGGGGCCTCGCGGGTTTCGCCCGTCCAGTCTCTGATGCGCGCATCTATCTCTCTATCTATCGTCACCATATGACCGCCTGTGCGTTCTATTTGCCCCTTGTCATGACAACTTCAGGATTGGATGGATTCGACGGCTGTCCATATGAGTAGGTCGTGCTCCTCTGTGCAGCTTTGCAGACCCTCATAAACGCCTTCATCGTCTGATTGCTCTCGACACGGGCGGAAGCGGGGGGTGCGCTGTCATTTCTATCCACCTTGCTTTGGTTTATTCCCTCGTTTATCGCCGCTGGATCAAAAGCTACCTTCATGTCAAACCTCCTAAAAAAGACTTCTTCCAATACACTTATCGGCTGGCGGCCCCCCGCAAGTTGCGCCTATCATCAAAAGATTTTAGGCCATAACTAATTGATATTACACAACTATATCGGCCTCCTCTCCTCGAAGGCGCGATTTATTGTGGAGGGATCCACATACTCCAGGTCGCCGCCGACCGGTATCCCGCTGGCGAGCCTCGTCACCTTTATCCCTGTCGGCTTCAGGAGCCTGGAAATATAGAGCGCCGTCGCCTCCCCTTCGACATTCGCATTGGTCGCGATGATCACCTCTTTCGCACAGCCGTCTTCAAGCCTTCGGAGAAGCTCTGCGATCTTGATATCCTCCGGCCCGATGCCATCCAGCGGAGAGAGTGCCCCGTGTAAGATGTGATAACGGCCGCGGAATGCGCGCGTACGCTCAACCGCCAGCATATCGGAGGGTTCCTCGACCACGCATATCGATGAGTCATCGCGCGAGGGGCTGACGCAAATGCCGCATGGATCGGACTCCGTGATATTCATGCAGCGTGAACAAAGCCTGACGCGCTCCTTCACATCGGCTATAGCGCTTGCCAGGGAACGCGCGTATTCGTAGGGCTCCTTCAGGATGAAGAAGGCAAGGCGCGTCGCCGTACGTTCGCCTATCCCGGGAAGTTTTGAAAGCTCGTGAACCAATCTGTCTATCGGCA
This window contains:
- a CDS encoding slipin family protein; translated protein: MFANPLLVLVAFIVFYLISCVKVLREYERGVIFRLGRLLPRPKGPGIIFVFKPVDKIVRVSLRLVALDVPPQDIITKDNVSVQVNAVIYFRVMDPNKAITEVENYGFATSQMAQTTLRSVVGERELDELLSDRETINDQLQDILDKQTDPWGIKVSNVEIKHVDLTEELKRAMARQAEAERERRAKIIGAEAEFQAATKLVEAAKMMEDHPMALQMRYLQTLSEIATENNSTTLFPIPMDLIKPFLGK
- a CDS encoding Glu/Leu/Phe/Val dehydrogenase — protein: MNAFENALTQFDQAAEKLKLTKDQVAMIKEPRKVVEVALPVRMDNGSIQVFKGYRVQHNIARGPAKGGVRFHPDVNIDEVKALSFWMTYKCAAVNVPFGGGKGGVICDPLKLSTGELERLARRYFADMIEIFGPDKDVPAPDVGTNAQVMAWFVDTYSMHAGAYCPAVVTGKPLEIGGSAGRAEATAQGIVHTIVSAAKHLNIDLKKSTVAVQGFGNVGSNSAKILYNEGCKIVGISDVTGTYTNENGFDIPAVFEYIKGKKLLSGLEKVVKCSKVDDTKKLLEMEVDILVPAALENQINSTNAKNIRAKMIAEGANGPVTPDADPILEKLGVFVIPDILCNSGGVAVSYLEWVQNRMGYYWNNEYVQNDLSKMMTGAFKSVLDTSIEHKVNMRIAAFMVAIQRVVKASELRGLYA
- a CDS encoding DUF1846 domain-containing protein, with translation MNVKRGFDNKRYLIEQSRAILERVERFKDKLYLELGGKVLFDYHAARVLPGFDPNVKMRLLQKLKDKIDVILCIYAGDIEKKKVRADFGITYDVDALKTIDDFKGWGIAISAVVITRFENQPSAIAFKNKLQHRGIRVYTHGFTNGYPYDVDTIVSQDGYGRNQYIETSKPIVVITGPGPGSGKLATCLSQMYHDHMRGVKSGYAKFETFPIWNLPLKHPVNVAYEAATAELGDVNVIDHFHLDAYDEKTVNYNRDVDAFPLLKRIIEKITGGVEYYKSPTDMGVNKAGFGITDDEIVSEAAKQEVIRRCFRYQCEYTMGLVDRESVQRVEKLMENLGIKLEDRKVVGDARRAAHECRLKGKGNENVFCGAAIELPDGSIITGKNSSLMHASSSLILNSVKHLAKIPDNMHLLPPSIIESIRRFRKDVLNKKMVSLNLEETLIALCISAATNPAAEIAVEKLKDLRDCEVHLTHLPTPGDEAGLRKLRLNITCDPNFSTKDLFVC
- the gpmA gene encoding 2,3-diphosphoglycerate-dependent phosphoglycerate mutase yields the protein MYKVVLLRHGESLWNKENRFTGWTDIDLSEKGLVEAKSAGETLKKEGFEFDVAFTSVLKRAIRTLWITLDGMDLMWIPVFRSWRLNERHYGALQGLNKAETAAKHGEEQVLIWRRSYDIPPPALEMDDPRYPGRDRRYSSLSEAELPKTECLRDTVERFLPYWHGEIAPAIKSGKRVLIAAHGNSLRALVKHLDGISDEAILKLNIPTGIPLVYELDKNLKPVKNYYLGDPDAVTKAMASVANQGKAK
- the recR gene encoding recombination protein RecR, with translation MLPIDRLVHELSKLPGIGERTATRLAFFILKEPYEYARSLASAIADVKERVRLCSRCMNITESDPCGICVSPSRDDSSICVVEEPSDMLAVERTRAFRGRYHILHGALSPLDGIGPEDIKIAELLRRLEDGCAKEVIIATNANVEGEATALYISRLLKPTGIKVTRLASGIPVGGDLEYVDPSTINRAFEERRPI